A single Candidatus Hydrogenedentota bacterium DNA region contains:
- the cfa gene encoding cyclopropane fatty acyl phospholipid synthase yields the protein MVKQRQEQTTAFDTSEARAVASLLARADIRICGDRPWDIQIHDGRTFGRVLSRGSLGLGESYMEGWWDCGALDEFFHRVLSGEIHRGLWNWPLLLGFIKACLFNRQRRSRAFVIGERHYDIGNELYKAMLDRRLVYSCGYWKCASTLDDAQEHKLEMICRKIGLQPGMRLLDIGCGWGSFVKYAAEKYRIEAVGTTVSKEQFALAKELCDGLPIELCLSDYRDLNGRFDRIVSLGMIEHVGYKNYRGYMKIVHRCLADHGLFLLQTIGTLRSTTSTDPWIEKYIFPNSMLPSIKQLAKATEGLFVTEDIHNFGADYDKTLMAWWRNFNEHWADFEKDYGERFCRMWKYYLLSCAGSFRARWNQLWQIVYSKQGVPGGYAAVR from the coding sequence ATGGTCAAACAGAGACAGGAACAGACCACCGCTTTCGACACTTCGGAGGCGCGGGCAGTAGCGAGTCTCCTGGCGCGGGCGGATATCCGCATTTGCGGCGACCGTCCCTGGGATATCCAGATACATGACGGGCGCACATTTGGCAGGGTTTTGAGCCGGGGTTCGCTGGGCTTGGGCGAATCGTACATGGAGGGCTGGTGGGATTGCGGCGCGCTTGACGAATTCTTTCACCGCGTTCTTTCGGGAGAGATTCATCGGGGTCTGTGGAACTGGCCCCTCCTTCTGGGATTCATTAAGGCCTGTTTGTTTAATCGCCAGCGGAGATCGCGCGCCTTTGTGATAGGCGAACGGCACTATGACATCGGAAATGAACTCTACAAGGCCATGCTCGACCGGCGCCTCGTGTATTCGTGCGGGTACTGGAAATGCGCGTCGACCCTGGATGACGCTCAAGAACACAAGCTCGAAATGATCTGCAGGAAGATCGGGTTGCAACCGGGGATGCGGCTCCTGGACATCGGCTGCGGTTGGGGCTCTTTCGTAAAATATGCCGCGGAGAAGTACCGCATCGAGGCCGTCGGAACAACCGTGTCAAAGGAACAGTTTGCGCTGGCGAAAGAGCTGTGCGACGGACTGCCCATCGAACTCTGCCTGAGCGACTATAGAGATCTCAATGGGCGTTTCGACCGGATTGTGTCATTGGGCATGATCGAACATGTGGGATACAAGAATTACCGGGGCTACATGAAGATCGTTCACCGCTGCCTCGCTGACCACGGTTTGTTCCTGCTTCAGACAATCGGCACCTTGCGCAGCACCACTTCGACCGACCCCTGGATCGAGAAGTACATATTCCCCAACTCGATGCTTCCATCCATAAAGCAGTTGGCAAAGGCCACGGAGGGCCTTTTCGTGACGGAGGATATCCACAATTTCGGCGCGGATTACGACAAGACACTGATGGCATGGTGGCGCAATTTCAACGAGCATTGGGCTGACTTCGAAAAAGACTACGGCGAACGGTTTTGCCGGATGTGGAAATACTATCTCCTGAGTTGCGCGGGATCGTTCCGAGCGCGGTGGAATCAACTGTGGCAGATTGTCTATTCGAAGCAAGGTGTGCCCGGAGGATACGCCGCCGTCCGCTAG